A genomic stretch from Pseudomonas alkylphenolica includes:
- a CDS encoding aspartate aminotransferase family protein, with protein MSVEQAPVQRADFDQVMVPNYAPAAFIPVRGAGSRVWDQSGRELIDFAGGIAVNVLGHAHPALVGALTEQANKLWHVSNVFTNEPALRLAHKLVDATFAERAFFCNSGAEANEAAFKLARRVAHDRFGPEKHEIIATVNSFHGRTLFTVSVGGQPKYSDGFGPKITGISHVPYNDLEALKAQISDKTCAVVIEPIQGESGVVPADVAYLQGARELCDKHNALLIFDEVQTGVGRTGELFAYMHYGVTPDILSSAKSLGGGFPIGAMLTTEALAKHLTVGTHGTTYGGNPLACAVANAVLDVVNTPEVLAGVKAKHQKFKARLEQIGEKYGLFTQVRGIGLLIGCVLTDAWKGKAKDVFNAAEKEGLMVLQAGPDVVRFAPSLVVEDADIDEGLDRFERAAAKLIQA; from the coding sequence ATGTCCGTTGAGCAAGCTCCGGTGCAACGCGCCGATTTCGACCAGGTAATGGTTCCCAATTACGCACCGGCGGCCTTTATCCCCGTTCGTGGTGCGGGCTCCCGAGTCTGGGATCAGTCGGGCCGCGAGCTGATCGACTTCGCGGGCGGGATTGCCGTAAACGTGTTGGGCCATGCACATCCGGCGCTTGTTGGCGCGCTGACCGAGCAAGCCAACAAGCTGTGGCACGTGTCCAACGTGTTCACCAACGAACCCGCGCTGCGTCTGGCCCACAAGCTGGTCGACGCGACCTTCGCTGAGCGCGCGTTCTTCTGTAACTCCGGTGCCGAAGCCAACGAAGCCGCCTTCAAGCTGGCCCGTCGTGTCGCCCATGACCGTTTCGGCCCGGAAAAGCACGAAATCATCGCTACCGTTAACAGCTTTCACGGCCGCACCCTGTTCACCGTGAGTGTCGGCGGTCAGCCGAAGTACTCCGACGGTTTCGGCCCGAAAATCACCGGCATCAGCCATGTGCCGTACAACGACCTGGAAGCACTCAAGGCGCAGATCTCCGACAAGACCTGCGCCGTGGTCATCGAGCCGATCCAGGGCGAGAGCGGTGTGGTCCCGGCAGACGTTGCTTACCTGCAAGGCGCCCGCGAGTTGTGCGACAAGCACAACGCGCTGCTGATCTTTGACGAAGTGCAGACCGGCGTTGGCCGTACCGGTGAGTTGTTCGCCTACATGCACTACGGCGTCACCCCGGACATCCTCTCCAGCGCCAAGAGCCTGGGCGGCGGCTTCCCGATCGGCGCCATGCTGACCACCGAAGCCCTGGCCAAGCACCTGACCGTCGGCACCCACGGCACCACCTACGGCGGCAACCCGCTGGCGTGCGCCGTGGCCAATGCCGTGCTGGACGTGGTCAACACCCCTGAGGTGCTGGCGGGCGTCAAGGCCAAGCACCAGAAGTTCAAGGCCCGCCTGGAGCAGATCGGCGAGAAGTACGGCCTGTTCACCCAGGTGCGTGGCATTGGTCTGCTGATCGGTTGCGTGCTGACCGACGCCTGGAAAGGCAAGGCCAAGGACGTGTTCAACGCCGCCGAGAAAGAAGGCCTGATGGTGCTTCAGGCTGGTCCCGATGTGGTGCGTTTCGCCCCGAGCCTGGTGGTCGAGGATGCCGATATCGACGAAGGCCTGGACCGTTTCGAACGTGCTGCGGCAAAACTGATCCAGGCCTGA
- the argR gene encoding transcriptional regulator ArgR, whose amino-acid sequence MTTQRIGFLIWPSTKALTLALAEEVLRVAQRVHPEVVYELAFLQAEPAAEGAWRLPGEPWAGRLEGLQKLFLLADEPPQAVASGLASALKQLARAGCVVGGLSAGVYPLAQLGLLDGYRAAVHWRWQDDFAERFPKVIATSHLFDWDRDRLTACGGMSVIDLLLAVLARDHGAELAGAVSEELVVERIREGGERQRIPLQNRLGSSHPKLTQAVLLMEANIEEPLTTDEIAQHVCVSRRQLERIFKQYLNRVPSQYYLELRLNKARQMLMQTSKSIIQIGLSCGFSSGPHFSSAYRNFFGATPREDRNQRRSSSPFELSSVPAERG is encoded by the coding sequence ATGACCACCCAGCGCATCGGTTTTCTCATCTGGCCCAGCACCAAAGCCCTGACCCTGGCGCTGGCCGAAGAGGTTTTGCGGGTTGCCCAGCGCGTCCATCCAGAGGTGGTCTACGAGTTGGCGTTCCTGCAGGCCGAGCCTGCGGCCGAAGGCGCCTGGCGCTTGCCGGGCGAACCGTGGGCAGGGCGCCTGGAAGGTCTCCAGAAGCTGTTTTTGCTGGCTGACGAGCCGCCTCAGGCGGTGGCATCCGGGCTGGCCAGTGCGCTCAAGCAGTTGGCCCGGGCCGGTTGTGTCGTCGGTGGTTTGTCGGCGGGCGTTTACCCGTTGGCGCAGCTGGGTTTGCTCGACGGCTATCGTGCGGCAGTGCACTGGCGTTGGCAGGATGATTTTGCCGAGCGTTTCCCCAAGGTTATCGCCACCAGCCACCTGTTCGACTGGGACCGTGATCGCCTGACCGCGTGTGGCGGGATGTCGGTGATCGACCTGTTGCTGGCGGTGCTGGCCCGCGATCATGGCGCCGAGCTTGCCGGTGCGGTGTCGGAAGAATTGGTGGTCGAGCGGATTCGCGAGGGCGGTGAGCGCCAGCGCATTCCGTTGCAGAACCGCCTGGGTTCGAGTCATCCGAAGCTGACCCAGGCCGTGCTGTTGATGGAGGCCAACATCGAAGAGCCGTTGACCACCGATGAGATCGCTCAGCATGTGTGCGTTTCGCGGCGTCAGCTGGAGCGAATCTTCAAGCAATACCTCAATCGCGTGCCGAGCCAGTACTACCTTGAGCTGCGCCTGAACAAGGCGCGGCAGATGCTGATGCAGACCAGCAAGTCGATCATCCAGATCGGCCTGTCTTGCGGCTTCTCTTCGGGGCCGCACTTCTCCAGCGCTTATCGCAATTTCTTCGGTGCAACGCCGCGGGAAGATCGCAACCAGCGACGAAGCAGCAGCCCTTTTGAGTTGTCTTCGGTGCCTGCCGAGCGCGGTTGA
- a CDS encoding ABC transporter ATP-binding protein, protein MYKLEIQDLHKRYGSHEVLKGVSLAAKAGDVISIIGSSGSGKSTFLRCINLLEQPHAGRILLNNEELKLVANKDGALKAADPKQLQRMRSRLSMVFQHFNLWSHMTALENIIEAPVHVLGMSKKDALEKAEHYLAKVGVAHRKDAYPGHMSGGEQQRVAIARALAMEPEVMLFDEPTSALDPELVGDVLKVMQALAQEGRTMVVVTHEMGFAREVSNQLVFLHKGLVEESGNPREVLVNPQSERLQQFLSGSLK, encoded by the coding sequence ATGTACAAACTCGAAATCCAAGATCTGCATAAACGCTACGGCAGTCACGAAGTGCTCAAGGGCGTGTCCCTGGCGGCCAAGGCAGGCGACGTGATCAGCATCATCGGCTCCAGCGGTTCGGGAAAAAGTACCTTCCTGCGCTGCATCAACCTGCTTGAGCAACCGCATGCGGGCAGGATTCTGCTCAACAATGAAGAGCTCAAGCTGGTGGCCAACAAGGACGGCGCGCTCAAGGCTGCCGATCCCAAGCAACTGCAGCGCATGCGCTCGCGGCTGTCGATGGTGTTCCAGCACTTTAACCTGTGGTCGCACATGACCGCGCTGGAAAACATCATCGAAGCGCCGGTTCACGTGTTGGGCATGTCGAAGAAGGACGCCCTGGAAAAAGCCGAGCATTACCTGGCCAAGGTGGGTGTTGCTCATCGTAAAGACGCCTACCCTGGGCATATGTCCGGTGGTGAGCAGCAGCGTGTGGCGATTGCCCGTGCGCTGGCCATGGAGCCGGAAGTCATGCTGTTCGACGAACCGACCTCGGCGCTCGACCCCGAGCTGGTCGGTGATGTGCTCAAGGTCATGCAGGCGCTGGCCCAGGAAGGCCGGACCATGGTGGTGGTGACCCACGAGATGGGCTTTGCCCGCGAGGTGTCGAACCAGTTGGTGTTCCTGCATAAAGGCCTGGTGGAAGAGAGCGGCAACCCACGCGAAGTGCTGGTCAATCCGCAATCCGAGCGTCTGCAGCAATTCCTTTCGGGCAGCCTCAAGTAA
- a CDS encoding ABC transporter permease — protein MIFDYNVIWEALPLYLGGLLTTLKLLALSLLFGLLAAIPLGLMRVSKQPLVNMTAWLYTYVIRGTPMLVQLFLIYYGLAQFEAVRESFLWPWLSSATFCACLAFAINTSAYTAEIIAGSLKATPHGEIEAAKAMGMSRVKMYRRILLPSALRRALPQYSNEVIMMLQTTSLASIVTLIDITGAARTVNAQYYLPFEAYITAGVFYLCLTFILVRLFKLAERRWLGYLAPRKH, from the coding sequence ATGATTTTCGACTACAACGTCATCTGGGAAGCGCTGCCGCTGTACCTGGGCGGTTTGCTGACCACCCTCAAGCTGTTGGCGCTGTCGCTGTTGTTCGGTTTGCTGGCGGCGATTCCGCTGGGGTTGATGCGGGTGTCCAAGCAGCCGCTGGTGAACATGACCGCCTGGCTCTACACCTACGTAATCCGCGGCACGCCGATGCTGGTGCAGCTGTTCCTGATCTACTACGGTCTGGCTCAGTTCGAAGCCGTGCGTGAAAGCTTCCTCTGGCCATGGCTGTCGAGTGCGACCTTCTGTGCCTGCCTGGCCTTCGCCATCAATACCAGTGCCTACACGGCAGAGATCATTGCCGGTAGCCTCAAGGCCACGCCCCATGGCGAGATCGAAGCAGCCAAGGCCATGGGTATGTCGCGGGTCAAGATGTACCGCCGCATCCTGCTGCCATCGGCCCTGCGCCGGGCGCTGCCGCAGTACAGTAACGAAGTGATCATGATGTTGCAGACCACCAGTCTGGCGTCGATCGTTACCCTGATCGACATCACCGGTGCGGCGCGCACGGTCAACGCCCAGTATTACCTGCCGTTCGAGGCCTACATCACCGCCGGCGTGTTCTACCTGTGCCTGACCTTCATTCTGGTGCGCCTGTTCAAGCTGGCTGAGCGCCGCTGGCTCGGCTACCTGGCGCCGCGCAAGCACTGA
- a CDS encoding ABC transporter permease encodes MLKGYGAVILDGVWLTLQLALSSMALAIVLGLIGVALRLSPVRWLAWLGDLYSTVIRGIPDLVLILLIFYGGQDLLNRVAPLLGYDDYIDLNPLMAGIGTLGFIFGAYLSETFRGAFMAIPKGQAEAGMAYGMSSLQVFFRVMVPQMIRLAIPGFTNNWLVLTKATALISVVGLQDMMFKAKQAADATREPFTFFLAVAALYLVITSVSLLALRYLEKRYSVGVKAAEL; translated from the coding sequence ATGTTGAAAGGCTACGGGGCAGTTATCCTCGACGGCGTGTGGCTTACGCTGCAGCTTGCCTTGTCGTCCATGGCCCTGGCCATTGTACTCGGCCTTATCGGTGTGGCCCTGCGCCTGTCGCCAGTGCGCTGGCTGGCGTGGCTGGGCGACCTGTATTCCACGGTGATCCGCGGGATCCCCGACCTGGTTTTGATCCTGCTGATTTTCTACGGTGGTCAGGACCTGCTCAACCGCGTAGCACCGCTGCTCGGCTATGACGATTACATCGACCTCAATCCGCTGATGGCGGGTATCGGTACCCTGGGCTTCATTTTCGGTGCCTACCTTTCGGAAACCTTCCGTGGTGCCTTCATGGCGATTCCCAAGGGCCAGGCCGAGGCTGGCATGGCTTACGGCATGAGCAGCCTGCAGGTGTTCTTTCGGGTCATGGTGCCGCAGATGATTCGCCTGGCGATTCCAGGCTTCACCAACAACTGGCTGGTCCTGACCAAGGCCACGGCGCTGATTTCGGTGGTCGGTCTGCAGGACATGATGTTCAAGGCCAAGCAGGCGGCAGATGCCACCCGCGAACCTTTCACCTTCTTCCTGGCGGTCGCGGCCCTGTATCTGGTGATCACCAGTGTCTCGCTGCTGGCCCTGCGTTACCTCGAGAAGCGCTACTCGGTTGGCGTAAAGGCGGCTGAACTATGA
- a CDS encoding ABC transporter substrate-binding protein has protein sequence MKKLALLGALALSVFSLASLADEKPLKIGIEAAYPPFASKAPDGSIVGFDYDIGNALCEEMKVKCTWVEQEFDGLIPALKVRKIDAILSSMSITEDRKKSVDFTGKYYLTPARLVMKEGTTVSDNLAELKGKKIGVQRGSIHDRFAKEVLAPQGATIVPYGTQNEIYLDVAAGRLDGTVADATLLEDGFLKTDAGKGYAFVGPSFTDVKYFGDGVGIAVRKGDKANLDRINAAIAAIRANGKYKQIQDKYFNFDIYGPEAK, from the coding sequence ATGAAGAAACTCGCACTGCTTGGCGCCCTGGCGCTGTCCGTGTTTTCCCTGGCATCGCTGGCTGATGAGAAACCGCTGAAAATCGGTATCGAGGCCGCCTACCCACCGTTCGCCTCGAAGGCGCCAGACGGCAGCATCGTCGGCTTCGACTACGACATCGGCAACGCCCTGTGCGAAGAGATGAAGGTCAAGTGCACCTGGGTCGAGCAAGAATTCGACGGCCTGATCCCGGCACTGAAAGTGCGCAAGATCGACGCCATCCTCTCGTCCATGTCGATCACCGAAGATCGCAAGAAGTCCGTGGACTTCACTGGCAAGTACTACCTGACACCGGCGCGCCTGGTGATGAAGGAAGGTACCACCGTCAGCGACAACCTGGCTGAGCTCAAGGGCAAGAAAATCGGTGTGCAGCGTGGTTCGATCCACGACCGTTTCGCCAAGGAAGTCCTGGCTCCGCAAGGCGCCACCATCGTTCCTTACGGCACCCAGAACGAAATCTACCTGGACGTCGCTGCCGGTCGCCTGGATGGCACCGTGGCCGATGCTACGCTGCTTGAAGATGGCTTCCTCAAGACTGACGCCGGCAAGGGCTACGCCTTCGTCGGTCCGTCCTTCACTGACGTGAAGTACTTCGGTGACGGTGTCGGCATTGCCGTGCGCAAGGGCGACAAAGCCAACCTGGATCGCATCAACGCTGCCATCGCCGCTATCCGCGCCAATGGCAAGTACAAGCAAATCCAGGACAAGTACTTCAACTTCGACATCTACGGCCCTGAAGCCAAGTAA
- the acs gene encoding acetate--CoA ligase, giving the protein MSAAPLYPVRPEVAATTLTDEATYKAMYQQSVINPDGFWREQAQRLDWIKPFTKVKQTSFDDHHVDIKWFADGTLNVSYNCLDRHLAERGDQVAIIWEGDDPSEHRNITYRELHEQVCKFANALRGQDVHRGDVVTIYMPMIPEAVVAMLACARIGAIHSVVFGGFSPEALAGRIIDCKSKVVITADEGLRGGRRTPLKANVDLALTNPETASVQKIIVCKRTGGDIAWHQHRDIWYEDLMKVASSHCAPKEMGAEEALFILYTSGSTGKPKGVLHTTGGYMVYAALTHERVFDYRPGEVYWCTADVGWVTGHSYIVYGPLANGATTVLFEGVPNYPDITRVSKIIDKHKVNILYTAPTAIRAMMAEGQAAVEGADGSSLRLLGSVGEPINPEAWNWYYQTVGKERCPIVDTWWQTETGGVLISPLPGATALKPGSATRPFFGVVPALVDNLGNLIDGAAEGNLVILDSWPGQSRSLYGDHDRFVDTYFKTFRGMYFTGDGARRDEDGYYWITGRVDDVLNVSGHRMGTAEIESAMVAHPKVAEAAVVGVPHDIKGQGIYVYVTLNGGEEPNEALRLELKNWVRKEIGPIASPDVIQWAPGLPKTRSGKIMRRILRKIATAEYDALGDISTLADPSVVQHLIDTHKDMSRASA; this is encoded by the coding sequence ATGAGTGCGGCTCCCCTGTATCCCGTTCGTCCCGAGGTTGCGGCCACCACCCTGACTGATGAGGCGACCTACAAGGCCATGTACCAGCAGTCGGTGATCAACCCGGACGGCTTCTGGCGTGAGCAGGCGCAGCGCCTGGACTGGATCAAGCCCTTCACCAAGGTCAAGCAGACCTCCTTCGACGACCACCATGTCGATATCAAATGGTTTGCCGACGGCACTCTGAACGTCTCCTACAACTGCCTGGACCGCCACCTTGCCGAGCGCGGTGATCAGGTCGCAATCATCTGGGAAGGCGACGATCCTTCCGAACACCGCAACATTACCTACCGCGAACTGCACGAGCAGGTGTGCAAATTTGCCAACGCCCTGCGCGGCCAGGACGTGCACCGTGGTGACGTGGTGACCATCTACATGCCGATGATTCCCGAGGCCGTAGTGGCGATGCTGGCTTGCGCCCGTATCGGCGCGATCCACTCGGTGGTCTTCGGTGGCTTCTCTCCCGAGGCGCTGGCCGGACGCATCATCGACTGCAAGTCGAAAGTGGTGATCACCGCCGACGAAGGTCTGCGTGGCGGTCGTCGCACGCCGCTCAAGGCCAACGTTGACCTGGCCCTGACCAACCCGGAAACCGCCAGCGTGCAGAAGATCATCGTGTGCAAGCGCACCGGTGGCGACATTGCCTGGCACCAGCATCGTGACATCTGGTACGAAGACCTGATGAAGGTCGCTTCCAGCCACTGCGCACCGAAAGAGATGGGTGCCGAAGAAGCGCTGTTCATCCTCTATACCTCCGGCTCCACCGGTAAGCCCAAAGGTGTGCTGCACACCACCGGCGGCTACATGGTCTACGCCGCGCTGACCCATGAGCGGGTGTTCGACTACCGTCCGGGTGAGGTCTACTGGTGCACCGCCGACGTCGGCTGGGTGACCGGTCACAGCTATATCGTCTACGGCCCGCTGGCCAATGGCGCGACCACGGTGCTGTTTGAAGGTGTGCCGAACTATCCGGACATCACCCGTGTGTCGAAGATCATCGACAAGCACAAGGTCAATATCCTCTACACTGCCCCGACCGCCATCCGTGCAATGATGGCTGAAGGTCAGGCTGCGGTTGAGGGTGCCGATGGCTCGAGCCTGCGCTTGCTCGGTTCGGTGGGTGAGCCGATCAACCCGGAAGCCTGGAACTGGTACTACCAGACCGTTGGCAAAGAGCGTTGCCCGATCGTCGACACCTGGTGGCAGACCGAAACCGGTGGCGTGCTGATCAGCCCGCTGCCAGGTGCTACCGCGCTGAAGCCGGGTTCGGCAACCCGTCCATTCTTCGGTGTGGTGCCGGCGCTGGTGGACAATCTGGGCAACCTGATCGATGGCGCTGCCGAAGGCAACCTGGTGATCCTCGATTCCTGGCCGGGCCAGTCGCGTTCGCTGTACGGCGATCACGATCGTTTCGTCGATACTTACTTCAAGACCTTCCGTGGCATGTACTTCACCGGTGACGGCGCCCGTCGCGATGAAGACGGTTACTACTGGATCACTGGTCGCGTTGACGATGTGCTCAACGTTTCCGGGCACCGTATGGGTACCGCCGAGATCGAAAGCGCCATGGTTGCCCACCCGAAAGTCGCCGAGGCAGCAGTGGTCGGCGTGCCGCACGACATCAAGGGGCAGGGTATCTATGTCTACGTCACCCTCAACGGTGGCGAAGAGCCGAACGAGGCGCTGCGTCTGGAGCTGAAAAACTGGGTGCGCAAAGAGATCGGTCCGATTGCCTCACCGGATGTCATCCAGTGGGCACCGGGTCTGCCCAAGACCCGTTCGGGCAAGATCATGCGCCGCATCCTGCGCAAGATTGCCACTGCCGAGTACGACGCCCTGGGCGATATCTCGACCCTGGCCGATCCGAGCGTGGTTCAGCATCTGATCGATACGCATAAGGACATGAGCAGGGCGTCAGCCTAA
- a CDS encoding DUF2790 domain-containing protein yields MKALLVLALGSLCSVAVADEVANGGAEQIPVEQYSYSQHLDIAKVISMSEVPNVCEVVPARMTYEDSQGQRHILEYRVMGNGCSNG; encoded by the coding sequence ATGAAAGCTTTACTGGTATTGGCACTTGGCAGTCTTTGCAGCGTGGCGGTGGCCGACGAAGTTGCAAACGGCGGCGCCGAGCAGATTCCGGTTGAACAGTACAGTTACTCGCAGCACCTGGACATCGCCAAAGTCATTTCCATGAGCGAAGTCCCGAACGTCTGCGAAGTGGTCCCGGCGCGCATGACCTATGAGGACTCGCAGGGCCAGCGGCATATTCTCGAGTACCGTGTGATGGGTAACGGTTGC